The Bacillus sp. B-jedd sequence GTCCATGTAGATGAAACTGTTCGTCCAAGGGATCTTGTGAAGGTGACCGCTGTTGGCGAAGACGGTAAAACAACGGAGTTTGATGTGCTAGTACGCTTCGATTCAGAAGTAGAAATTGATTATTACCGCCACGGGGGAATATTGCCAATGGTACTCCGTGAAAAGCTGAAAACTGTATAATGGTAAATAAGAGCACCATATGGGCATATGTCCGTATGGTGTTTTTTTAAGCCAAAAGATTAAACTTTCAATTGTCACAAATCCGGCATTTTTTTGTCCTAAAGGTATGTTTATTTCCCCACTCTATATAGTGTAAAATCGGTATAGAGTTAAAAAGGAGGAGCCCAAATGGCAAAAAAGTGGATTGCAGCAGGATTATTGATTGCGATGATGGCCATAGCCATGTACCAGGCTTTTGATAAAAAAGATGAAGCAAATTCAAAACCGGAGTCGCCAGTCGATGGCCTTAAAGCCGGGGTGAAGGCACCGGATTTCGAGTTAAAAACGTTAACTGGTGAAACCGTCAAGCTATCAGAGTTTAAAGGCAAAAAAGTCATGTTGAATTTTTGGGCGACCTGGTGCGGACCATGCAAAGCAGAAATGCCAGCCATGCAGCAGCTTTCTACTGAGGTTGGCGATGACGTAGCCATTCTAGCCGTCAATATCGATCCACAACTCGATGTGCAAGGTTTTGTTGATAAAAATGGCATCACTTTCCCGATTCTTTTAGATACGGATGATAAAATCAATTCGCTTTACCAAATCGTTGCCATCCCGTCGTCCTATTTTATTGACAGCAAGGGAATTATCCAGGATGTTTTCAGAGGAGCCATGCCACATGATGCCATGGTCCAATATATAAATGATTTAGATTAAGATTTGGCCGCCAGCATCCTTTGGCGGCTTTTATAAAATTACAAATTGGAAACATTTGTAACAATTATCCGTTATTTTGTT is a genomic window containing:
- a CDS encoding redoxin domain-containing protein, encoding MAKKWIAAGLLIAMMAIAMYQAFDKKDEANSKPESPVDGLKAGVKAPDFELKTLTGETVKLSEFKGKKVMLNFWATWCGPCKAEMPAMQQLSTEVGDDVAILAVNIDPQLDVQGFVDKNGITFPILLDTDDKINSLYQIVAIPSSYFIDSKGIIQDVFRGAMPHDAMVQYINDLD